A window of Selenomonas ruminantium subsp. lactilytica TAM6421 contains these coding sequences:
- a CDS encoding RNA-guided endonuclease InsQ/TnpB family protein, with the protein MIRSVRIRLLPNNKQRTKLFQFAGASRFAYNWALDKQMENFREGRKLQSDYDLRKEFTVLRNSEEYLWLLGISNNVTKQAIKDLCIAYKNFFHKQRQKGYVKYSPKKLAHFARIDRKPTVYDMNGHPKFRSKKNGDFRFYQDNVKIQFTAAHVKLENIAGSRKKNRQRLNWIRLAEKGRIPTKGRYTQPRITFDGENWWLSVGIRTSYTLKPMRGLNFSRKQPGRFCTEGVGIDLGIKDLAIISDSTVVKNINKSHTIRNIKKKRRRLQRQVSRKYQMNKKGERYCKTSNLIKSEKRLLRINHRLADIRANHVHQATRIIINRKPRFICLEDLNVQGMMKNKHLSEKIQEQNFYEFRRQIEYKAHWARIPVVIADRWFPSSKTCVECGYINKDLKLSDRTYVCPVCGNVIDRDFQASLNLKRYGETELSKFAS; encoded by the coding sequence ATGATAAGGTCAGTCAGGATACGACTACTGCCAAACAACAAGCAGAGAACTAAACTTTTTCAGTTCGCAGGTGCTTCAAGATTTGCCTATAACTGGGCTTTAGATAAGCAAATGGAGAATTTCAGGGAGGGCAGAAAACTTCAAAGTGATTATGACCTTCGCAAGGAGTTCACTGTTCTGCGTAATTCTGAAGAATACTTGTGGCTTCTAGGTATATCCAACAATGTCACCAAGCAGGCTATCAAGGATTTGTGCATAGCGTACAAGAACTTCTTCCACAAGCAGAGGCAGAAAGGGTATGTCAAATATTCACCCAAGAAGCTGGCACATTTTGCTCGCATCGACAGGAAACCGACCGTCTATGACATGAACGGGCACCCTAAGTTTCGCAGCAAAAAGAATGGTGACTTTCGTTTCTATCAGGACAATGTAAAAATCCAGTTCACAGCTGCGCATGTTAAGCTGGAAAATATAGCTGGCAGCAGAAAAAAGAACCGTCAACGGCTCAACTGGATAAGGCTTGCCGAAAAGGGAAGAATTCCTACAAAGGGAAGATACACCCAACCACGGATAACCTTTGACGGTGAAAACTGGTGGCTTTCCGTAGGAATCAGAACTTCTTATACGCTAAAGCCAATGCGAGGACTAAACTTCAGTCGCAAACAGCCGGGACGTTTCTGCACAGAAGGTGTCGGCATTGATTTAGGTATCAAAGACTTAGCGATAATCTCGGACTCTACAGTAGTCAAAAATATCAATAAGTCCCATACAATAAGGAACATTAAAAAGAAACGACGCAGGTTGCAGCGTCAGGTATCGCGAAAATACCAGATGAACAAGAAAGGAGAGCGTTACTGCAAAACAAGCAACCTTATAAAAAGCGAAAAACGACTTTTACGAATCAACCACAGGCTGGCTGACATCAGAGCCAATCATGTACATCAGGCGACGAGAATAATTATAAACCGAAAGCCAAGGTTTATATGCCTTGAAGACCTGAATGTGCAGGGCATGATGAAGAATAAGCACCTGTCTGAAAAAATTCAGGAACAGAATTTTTATGAATTCCGCAGGCAGATTGAATACAAGGCACATTGGGCAAGAATTCCCGTGGTTATTGCTGACCGCTGGTTTCCAAGCTCCAAGACTTGCGTCGAATGCGGATATATAAATAAAGACCTGAAGCTG